Proteins encoded within one genomic window of Gloeobacter kilaueensis JS1:
- a CDS encoding asparaginase yields the protein MYIPGIEVRLLREGLVESVHYCEAVVVDRRGRVLAQGGSNHLPVTFIRSALKPFQALPVLRSGAHQAFGMDSADLALLCASHNGDLLHARRAFNLLWRMDLEPSALSCPVPEGKHSPLEHNCSGKHSGMLAVCRQRGWSIEHYAERRHPLQLLITQTLAELLGMPIDEFIQARDDCGVPTFQFSLQQMAWLYAQLASGQVAELECLARAMIHQPTMVAGEGKFDTVLMQLGAGQLVSKTGAEGVQCIGRMGEGMGLALKVYDGSSRAKYPLVIHLLRQLGWIDPAVAEALNDRFAVLGEHQRLEVVGELEMV from the coding sequence TTGTACATTCCAGGCATCGAAGTGCGCCTTCTGCGCGAGGGACTGGTGGAGTCGGTTCATTACTGTGAGGCGGTGGTGGTCGATCGCCGGGGCCGGGTACTCGCCCAGGGTGGCAGCAACCACTTGCCCGTCACTTTTATTCGTTCTGCCCTCAAACCTTTCCAGGCCCTGCCGGTGCTGCGCAGCGGCGCTCACCAGGCGTTTGGGATGGATAGCGCCGATCTGGCGTTGCTGTGTGCCTCCCACAACGGCGATCTGCTCCACGCCCGCAGAGCCTTCAACCTGCTGTGGCGCATGGATCTCGAACCGTCGGCGCTCAGTTGCCCGGTGCCGGAGGGCAAACACAGTCCCCTGGAACACAACTGCTCGGGCAAGCACTCCGGTATGCTCGCCGTCTGCCGTCAGCGCGGCTGGTCGATCGAGCACTACGCCGAGCGCCGCCATCCTCTGCAACTTCTCATTACCCAGACCCTCGCCGAGCTGTTGGGGATGCCCATCGACGAATTTATCCAGGCCCGCGACGACTGCGGGGTGCCGACCTTTCAGTTTTCGCTCCAGCAGATGGCCTGGCTGTACGCGCAGCTTGCTTCGGGACAGGTGGCCGAACTGGAGTGCCTGGCACGGGCGATGATCCACCAGCCGACGATGGTGGCGGGCGAAGGCAAGTTCGACACGGTGCTGATGCAGCTTGGGGCCGGTCAACTGGTGAGCAAGACCGGCGCAGAGGGCGTGCAGTGCATTGGCCGCATGGGCGAGGGAATGGGCCTGGCACTCAAAGTCTACGACGGCTCTAGCCGCGCCAAATATCCGCTGGTCATCCACCTGTTGCGGCAACTGGGCTGGATCGACCCGGCGGTGGCCGAGGCCCTCAATGATCGCTTCGCCGTGCTGGGCGAGCACCAGCGCCTCGAAGTGGTGGGCGAACTGGAGATGGTCTAA
- a CDS encoding DUF2996 domain-containing protein: MPEDNQAPPPPAQNAAEPPAPPPVSEEPMRVDTPPEAEGVASEAAPKPPRPKPAAAAEGGEAPPARPARPKPGEVPDKPLADYIQQDILPLLEKRMKAEGAGDIALSAGESDFTASWEGGNKTFTVYFDEGNLEGRKSIAYNQVKSPGRVVQMFMPPERGFKGVDARQIVVMILQQFTSTLTWIKKTPAQPAAAGAGAKKPKK, translated from the coding sequence ATGCCGGAAGACAATCAAGCACCGCCGCCCCCTGCCCAGAACGCCGCCGAGCCGCCCGCGCCCCCTCCGGTCTCAGAGGAGCCGATGCGCGTTGACACGCCTCCGGAGGCGGAGGGAGTCGCTTCTGAGGCCGCACCAAAACCGCCCCGGCCCAAACCCGCCGCTGCTGCCGAGGGAGGCGAAGCGCCCCCCGCCCGTCCGGCCCGGCCCAAACCCGGCGAGGTGCCCGATAAACCTCTGGCCGATTACATCCAGCAGGACATCCTGCCTCTCCTCGAAAAGCGCATGAAGGCCGAAGGTGCGGGCGACATTGCCCTTTCTGCCGGCGAGAGCGACTTTACCGCCAGTTGGGAGGGCGGCAACAAGACGTTCACCGTCTACTTCGACGAGGGCAACCTCGAAGGGCGCAAGAGCATCGCCTACAACCAGGTCAAGTCCCCTGGCCGGGTGGTTCAGATGTTCATGCCGCCGGAGCGCGGTTTTAAGGGCGTCGATGCGAGGCAGATCGTCGTCATGATCCTCCAGCAATTCACCTCGACCCTTACCTGGATCAAAAAGACCCCGGCCCAACCGGCAGCGGCAGGCGCAGGGGCAAAAAAACCGAAAAAGTGA
- the coaD gene encoding pantetheine-phosphate adenylyltransferase, translating into MIALYPGSFDPLTYGHLDLIERAARLFERVIVAVLRNPAKTPLFTVEERLSQIQKAVCHIDNVDVESFDGLTVAFARVRGARVLLRGLRAVSDFEAELQMAQTNRTLASQVETLFLSTSTEYSFLSSSVVKGVAQFGGAVGHMVPGHIEQELRQRFVWEERT; encoded by the coding sequence TTGATTGCACTTTATCCGGGGAGCTTCGATCCTCTGACCTACGGCCATCTGGACTTGATCGAGCGCGCGGCCCGCCTCTTTGAGCGGGTGATCGTGGCGGTGCTGCGCAACCCGGCCAAAACCCCTTTGTTCACCGTCGAGGAACGCCTCAGTCAGATTCAAAAAGCGGTCTGCCACATCGACAACGTCGATGTCGAGAGCTTCGATGGCCTCACCGTCGCCTTTGCCAGGGTGCGGGGCGCACGGGTGCTGTTGCGCGGTTTGCGGGCCGTTTCCGACTTTGAGGCGGAGTTGCAGATGGCCCAGACCAACCGTACCCTCGCAAGCCAGGTCGAGACGTTGTTTTTGAGCACTTCGACCGAATACAGTTTTTTGAGCAGTTCGGTGGTCAAGGGGGTTGCCCAGTTTGGGGGAGCGGTGGGACATATGGTCCCCGGCCACATCGAGCAGGAACTGCGTCAGCGCTTTGTGTGGGAGGAACGAACGTGA